The Actinocatenispora sera genome has a window encoding:
- a CDS encoding ferritin-like fold-containing protein — translation MAEDTQDGPVTDDGYVPPTEAVVALLGVLAYGTLVAFDRIAADARMAPDLRRRAMHSAMAAVEIGNYQRLADRLTELGADPDGAMAPFAGPLDAYHDSTQPRDWLEGLVKAYVGDGIADDFYREVARVLAPRDRELVLDVLHDTRYEDFASAEIRAAIAADPKVANRLALWARRLMGEALSQAQHVAAERDELTMLVLHGSGDIAGVMDLIKRLTAAHTDRMTSLGLNN, via the coding sequence GTGGCAGAGGACACGCAGGACGGGCCGGTGACCGACGACGGGTACGTGCCGCCGACCGAGGCGGTGGTCGCGCTGCTCGGCGTGCTGGCGTACGGCACGCTGGTGGCGTTCGACCGGATCGCGGCAGACGCCCGCATGGCCCCTGACCTGCGACGACGGGCCATGCACTCGGCGATGGCCGCGGTCGAGATCGGCAACTACCAGCGGCTCGCCGACCGGCTCACCGAGCTGGGTGCCGACCCGGACGGTGCAATGGCCCCGTTCGCCGGGCCGCTGGACGCGTACCACGACTCCACCCAGCCACGCGACTGGCTGGAAGGGCTGGTCAAGGCGTACGTGGGGGACGGCATCGCGGACGACTTCTACCGCGAGGTGGCCCGGGTGCTCGCGCCGCGCGACCGCGAGCTGGTGCTCGACGTGCTGCACGACACCCGGTACGAGGACTTCGCCTCGGCCGAGATCCGGGCCGCGATCGCGGCCGACCCGAAGGTGGCCAACCGGCTGGCGCTGTGGGCGCGGCGGTTGATGGGCGAGGCGCTCAGCCAGGCCCAGCACGTCGCCGCCGAACGCGACGAGTTGACCATGCTGGTGCTGCACGGGTCGGGTGACATCGCCGGGGTGATGGACCTGATCAAGCGGCTGACCGCGGCGCACACCGACCGGATGACCAGCCTCGGCCTCAACAACTGA
- a CDS encoding DUF3107 domain-containing protein, with the protein MEVKVGVQYAPRELVLESKQTPAEVEQAVTEALAGKSGVLALEDEKGRRVIVPVDKIGYVEIAESSPRPIGFSAG; encoded by the coding sequence GTGGAGGTCAAGGTCGGTGTGCAATATGCACCGCGGGAGCTCGTGCTGGAGAGCAAGCAGACTCCGGCCGAGGTGGAGCAGGCCGTCACCGAAGCGCTGGCCGGCAAGTCCGGTGTGCTGGCGCTGGAGGACGAGAAGGGCCGGCGGGTGATCGTCCCGGTCGACAAGATCGGTTACGTGGAGATCGCCGAGTCCAGCCCGCGGCCGATCGGTTTCTCCGCCGGCTGA
- a CDS encoding TetR/AcrR family transcriptional regulator — MTAHPGPAARSGATRPQPVRMPRSQRRAQLLAAAQEVFVAQGYHAAAMDDIAERAGVSKPVLYQHFPGKLELYLALLDKHCDALVSRVREAMAATSDNKVRVAGAMQAYFDFVDGEGEAYRLVFESDLRNDPAVAERVERAERGCIEAVTETIMADTGVSRDRAELLAVALTGAAENAARFWLASARAVPKPDAIALVAALAWRGISNFPLADGRPDD, encoded by the coding sequence ATGACCGCGCATCCCGGCCCGGCGGCGCGCTCCGGCGCGACCCGGCCGCAGCCGGTCCGGATGCCGCGATCCCAGCGCCGCGCCCAGCTGCTCGCCGCCGCCCAGGAGGTGTTCGTCGCGCAGGGCTACCACGCCGCCGCGATGGATGACATCGCCGAGCGGGCCGGCGTCTCCAAGCCGGTGCTGTACCAGCACTTCCCCGGCAAGCTCGAGCTCTACCTGGCGCTGCTGGACAAGCACTGCGACGCCCTGGTCAGCCGGGTACGCGAGGCGATGGCCGCGACCAGCGACAACAAGGTCAGGGTGGCCGGCGCCATGCAGGCCTACTTCGACTTCGTCGACGGTGAGGGCGAGGCGTACCGGCTGGTCTTCGAGTCCGACCTGCGCAACGACCCGGCGGTGGCCGAACGGGTGGAGCGGGCCGAACGGGGCTGCATCGAGGCGGTGACCGAGACGATCATGGCCGACACCGGGGTCAGTCGGGACCGTGCCGAGCTGCTCGCCGTGGCGCTGACCGGTGCCGCCGAGAACGCCGCCCGGTTCTGGCTCGCGTCGGCCCGCGCGGTGCCCAAGCCGGACGCGATCGCGCTGGTCGCGGCGCTCGCCTGGCGCGGTATCTCGAACTTTCCGCTGGCCGACGGCCGCCCGGACGACTGA
- a CDS encoding NlpC/P60 family protein gives MDTARPRWASLRAIGLAAVAAAAVAAASLVGTTPAHGAPSQADLEQQIKQQSTQFEKVVEQYNKITEEQKKTKKRIAAVDKKLKPLSGKVATAQKQVDAIAAAAYKGGPATAWNAVLNGSSSDTLNNIATLNRLSAQQSDQIRSLITAKRKLDGQHEKLAALYAKQSKQVKDLKKKKASISAKVDKLKKLREEAYGSATETTGTGSGQTPPKVSGRAGAVVDFAYAQLGKPYAWAAAGPDSYDCSGLTLAAWAKAGVSLPHVAADQYNQITHLSRSQIAPGDLVFYENLGHVAIYVGGGKVIHAPTFGEVVKVSSIDMMPVYGIGRP, from the coding sequence ATGGACACTGCACGCCCCCGGTGGGCGTCGCTGCGCGCGATCGGACTGGCCGCGGTCGCGGCCGCCGCGGTGGCCGCCGCATCCCTCGTCGGTACCACGCCGGCACACGGCGCACCGTCGCAGGCCGATCTGGAGCAGCAGATCAAGCAGCAGTCGACCCAGTTCGAGAAGGTCGTCGAGCAGTACAACAAGATCACCGAAGAGCAGAAGAAGACCAAGAAGCGCATCGCCGCGGTCGACAAGAAGCTCAAGCCGCTGTCCGGCAAGGTCGCCACCGCGCAGAAGCAGGTCGACGCGATCGCCGCCGCCGCGTACAAGGGTGGCCCGGCCACCGCCTGGAACGCGGTACTGAACGGCAGCTCCAGCGACACGCTGAACAACATCGCCACGCTCAACCGGCTCAGCGCACAGCAGTCCGACCAGATCCGCTCGCTGATCACCGCGAAGCGCAAGCTCGACGGGCAGCACGAGAAGCTCGCCGCGCTGTACGCCAAGCAGAGCAAGCAGGTCAAGGACCTGAAGAAGAAGAAGGCGTCGATCTCGGCCAAGGTCGACAAGCTCAAGAAGCTGCGCGAGGAGGCGTACGGCAGCGCCACCGAGACGACCGGCACCGGCTCCGGGCAGACCCCGCCGAAGGTGTCCGGTCGCGCCGGCGCGGTCGTCGACTTCGCCTACGCGCAGCTCGGCAAGCCGTACGCGTGGGCCGCGGCCGGGCCCGACTCGTACGACTGCTCCGGGCTCACGCTCGCCGCGTGGGCGAAGGCCGGGGTGAGCCTGCCGCACGTGGCGGCCGACCAGTACAACCAGATCACGCACCTCAGCCGCAGCCAGATCGCCCCCGGTGACCTCGTGTTCTACGAGAATCTCGGGCACGTCGCGATCTACGTCGGCGGCGGCAAGGTGATCCACGCGCCGACGTTCGGCGAGGTGGTCAAGGTGTCGTCGATCGACATGATGCCGGTCTACGGCATCGGTCGCCCCTGA
- the uppS gene encoding polyprenyl diphosphate synthase → MTPRDLLYRLYERRLFAALARTDCPRHVGLIMDGNRRWARAAGLASVSMGHQAGADHIDDLLDWCTELGIDHVTVFVASTENLARRDRGELDSLMRMIEQRATNPRAGWRLRVAGRLELLPDSTAHALKLAADQSPETGPCLTIAIGYGGRQELVDAFRSLLTDAAAAGTGMDELAATLSADDIAAHLYTADLPDPDLVIRTSGERRLSGFLLWQSAYSELYFCDVYWPAFRRVDFLRALRSYAERQRRFGA, encoded by the coding sequence ATGACGCCCCGCGACCTGCTCTACCGCCTGTACGAGCGGCGGCTGTTCGCCGCGCTCGCCCGCACCGACTGCCCGCGGCACGTCGGTCTGATCATGGACGGCAACCGGCGCTGGGCCCGCGCCGCCGGCCTGGCCAGCGTCAGCATGGGCCACCAGGCCGGCGCCGACCACATCGACGACCTGCTCGACTGGTGCACGGAGCTGGGCATCGACCACGTCACCGTGTTCGTCGCGTCCACCGAGAACCTGGCCCGGCGCGACCGGGGCGAGCTCGACTCGCTGATGCGGATGATCGAGCAGCGCGCGACCAACCCGCGGGCCGGGTGGCGGCTGCGGGTGGCGGGCCGGCTGGAACTGCTGCCGGACTCGACCGCGCACGCGCTGAAGCTCGCCGCCGACCAGAGCCCGGAGACCGGGCCGTGCCTGACGATCGCGATCGGGTACGGCGGCCGGCAGGAGCTGGTGGACGCGTTCCGCTCGCTGCTGACCGACGCCGCCGCGGCCGGTACCGGGATGGACGAGCTGGCCGCGACGCTGTCCGCGGACGACATCGCCGCGCACCTCTACACGGCCGACCTGCCCGACCCCGACCTCGTCATCCGTACCAGCGGCGAGCGGCGACTCTCCGGATTCCTGCTGTGGCAGTCCGCCTACTCCGAGCTGTACTTCTGTGACGTCTACTGGCCGGCCTTCCGCCGGGTGGACTTCCTGCGCGCGCTCCGTTCGTACGCGGAGCGGCAGCGCCGCTTCGGTGCGTGA
- a CDS encoding STAS domain-containing protein — protein MSRPTFELARADRDELAVLTVSGDIDVDTAWRLREELTTALAERDAVVEMSGVDFLDSTGLGVLVAGYQQGRNSGHRLAIAAAPRRVLDILELTQLTTIFNLYPDLDEAIEALLGSASSAG, from the coding sequence ATGAGCCGCCCGACGTTCGAGCTGGCCCGCGCCGACCGCGACGAACTCGCCGTGCTCACGGTCTCCGGCGACATCGACGTGGACACCGCGTGGCGGCTGCGCGAGGAGTTGACCACGGCGCTCGCCGAGCGGGACGCCGTGGTCGAGATGTCCGGCGTCGATTTCCTCGACTCCACCGGGCTGGGTGTGCTCGTCGCCGGATACCAGCAGGGTCGTAACTCCGGCCACCGGCTGGCGATCGCCGCCGCCCCGCGCCGGGTGCTGGACATCCTGGAGCTGACCCAGCTGACCACGATCTTCAACCTCTACCCCGACCTGGACGAGGCGATCGAGGCACTGCTCGGCTCGGCCTCCAGCGCCGGCTGA
- a CDS encoding LysR substrate-binding domain-containing protein produces the protein MNLLHLRSFHAVATEGSFGRAAQRLHISQPTLSEQVRALERSYGVVLFHRTGRRVTLTELGAVLHECTGRLFATADEADQILDDGARLRTGRLRLGADAPMHVMPLLAALRDRYPGVRVALSTGNSEQVLAELVADRVDVALTAAGGHDPRLHAVPVRRDRVVAFVARRHPLGARTEVTLDELAGTQLVIRESGSTTRRVFERALAAAGRSLAEWPELIEVDSREAVHSAVAVGLGVGVVSDAELPPDPRLAVLALPGLDLDLTQYLACRRDASRSRLVRAVFELADTLR, from the coding sequence ATGAATCTCCTCCACCTGCGGTCGTTCCACGCGGTGGCGACCGAGGGCAGCTTCGGCCGCGCCGCGCAACGCCTGCACATCAGCCAGCCCACGCTGTCCGAGCAGGTCAGGGCGTTGGAGCGCAGCTACGGTGTGGTGCTGTTCCATCGCACCGGCCGCCGCGTCACGCTGACCGAACTCGGCGCCGTGCTGCACGAGTGCACCGGCCGGCTGTTCGCCACCGCCGACGAGGCCGACCAGATCCTCGACGACGGCGCCCGGCTGCGTACCGGCCGGCTGCGCCTGGGCGCCGACGCGCCGATGCACGTGATGCCGCTGCTCGCCGCGCTGCGCGACCGGTACCCGGGGGTGCGGGTCGCGCTGTCGACCGGCAACTCCGAGCAGGTGCTCGCCGAGCTGGTGGCCGACCGGGTCGACGTGGCGCTCACTGCCGCCGGCGGGCACGATCCGCGGCTGCATGCCGTGCCGGTACGGCGGGACCGGGTCGTCGCGTTCGTCGCGCGCCGGCACCCGCTCGGCGCGCGCACCGAGGTGACGCTGGACGAGCTGGCCGGTACCCAGCTGGTCATCCGGGAAAGCGGCTCGACCACCCGCCGGGTGTTCGAACGGGCCCTTGCCGCCGCCGGCCGGTCGCTCGCCGAGTGGCCGGAGCTGATCGAGGTCGACAGCCGGGAGGCGGTGCACTCCGCGGTCGCCGTCGGCCTCGGCGTCGGGGTGGTCTCGGACGCCGAACTGCCACCCGATCCGCGCCTCGCCGTGCTGGCGCTGCCCGGTCTCGACCTCGACCTGACCCAGTACCTCGCCTGCCGGCGCGACGCGAGCCGGTCCCGGCTGGTCCGGGCCGTCTTCGAACTCGCCGACACGCTGCGCTGA
- a CDS encoding alkaline phosphatase family protein, with translation MSPVLVLGIDGVRHDALCAASTPELDRLATAGFRVPVPVAADSPTISGPCWTTIATGLPAPVHGVRDNATPGNPVRPDFLSRIRAARPGTTTFAAAGWAPLVRPVGCGPIFAGHGFRPLAPDERYDVAAANRADEAIVAATVDVLSAGTEAGTPAAAFVHLGTPDLVAHRDGVAIGYRQAIETADRRAGRILAAVRARAAATGEDWTVLVATDHGHRDGGGHGGDSVAERAAWLIAAGPGVPRRPPSMPTQADIYPLVLSAAGVRPADAGGEADG, from the coding sequence ATGTCGCCCGTGCTCGTCCTCGGTATCGACGGTGTCCGGCACGACGCGCTGTGCGCGGCGTCGACCCCGGAACTGGATCGGCTCGCCACGGCCGGCTTCCGGGTCCCGGTACCGGTCGCCGCCGACTCGCCGACGATCTCCGGCCCGTGCTGGACCACGATCGCCACCGGGCTGCCCGCACCGGTACACGGGGTGCGGGACAACGCGACGCCGGGGAATCCGGTACGGCCGGACTTCCTCAGCCGGATCCGCGCCGCACGACCCGGCACGACCACGTTCGCGGCCGCCGGCTGGGCGCCGCTGGTCCGGCCGGTCGGCTGCGGGCCGATCTTCGCCGGGCACGGCTTCCGGCCGCTGGCACCGGACGAGCGGTACGACGTGGCCGCCGCGAACCGGGCCGACGAGGCGATCGTCGCCGCCACCGTCGACGTGCTGTCCGCCGGCACCGAAGCCGGCACCCCGGCGGCGGCGTTCGTGCACCTGGGTACGCCGGATCTGGTGGCGCACCGGGACGGGGTGGCCATCGGGTACCGGCAGGCGATCGAGACCGCCGACCGGCGGGCCGGCCGGATCCTCGCCGCGGTGCGTGCCCGGGCCGCGGCCACCGGCGAGGACTGGACGGTCCTGGTCGCCACCGACCACGGGCATCGCGACGGCGGCGGCCACGGTGGCGACTCGGTGGCCGAGCGCGCCGCCTGGCTGATCGCCGCCGGCCCGGGCGTACCGCGCCGGCCGCCGAGCATGCCGACCCAGGCGGACATCTACCCTCTCGTACTGTCCGCCGCCGGAGTACGGCCGGCCGATGCCGGCGGCGAGGCGGACGGGTGA
- a CDS encoding EamA family transporter — protein MSVLVFAVVLASAVLHASWNAVAKAIPDRLVASALIGLGYLVGGVAGIVAFGLPAARSLPYAVGSALLQAGYLLLLTAAYRHGEFARVYPLARGMSPLLVTVVTVTVLGAHLSPGELAGIALIVGALGALVLVGGRPRRGDGLGLAAATGVVIASYTLVDGIGVRGSGDALGYASLLFALQGPVLPVVCRLLSGPGFTARLVPRAPLGLLGGLLSLLSYGAVVWAQSLGSLALVSALRETSVLFAGLIGALFFAERFSRLRMLVTGVAVGGIVLLQLAR, from the coding sequence GTGAGCGTGCTGGTGTTCGCCGTGGTGCTCGCCTCCGCGGTGCTGCACGCGAGCTGGAACGCGGTGGCGAAGGCGATCCCGGACCGGTTGGTGGCGTCCGCGCTGATCGGCCTCGGCTACCTGGTCGGCGGGGTGGCCGGGATCGTGGCGTTCGGGCTGCCCGCGGCCCGGTCGCTGCCGTACGCGGTGGGCTCGGCGCTGCTGCAGGCCGGGTACCTGCTGCTGCTGACCGCGGCGTACCGGCACGGCGAGTTCGCCCGGGTGTACCCGCTGGCCAGGGGCATGTCGCCGCTGCTGGTCACCGTGGTCACGGTGACCGTGCTGGGTGCCCACCTGTCGCCGGGCGAGCTGGCCGGGATCGCGCTGATCGTCGGCGCGCTGGGAGCGCTGGTGCTGGTCGGCGGCCGGCCGCGGCGCGGCGACGGGCTCGGGTTGGCCGCCGCCACCGGCGTGGTGATCGCCTCGTACACGCTGGTCGACGGGATCGGCGTGCGCGGGTCCGGCGACGCGCTCGGGTACGCGTCGCTGCTGTTCGCGCTGCAGGGTCCGGTGCTGCCGGTGGTGTGCCGGCTGCTGTCTGGGCCCGGCTTCACCGCCCGGCTGGTGCCGCGCGCCCCGCTCGGGCTGCTCGGCGGGCTGCTGTCGCTGCTGTCCTACGGCGCGGTGGTGTGGGCGCAGAGCCTCGGCAGCCTGGCGTTGGTGTCGGCGTTGCGGGAGACCTCGGTGCTGTTCGCGGGCCTGATCGGTGCGCTGTTCTTCGCCGAACGGTTCAGCCGGCTGCGGATGCTGGTCACCGGCGTCGCGGTCGGCGGCATCGTCCTGCTGCAGCTGGCCCGTTGA
- a CDS encoding formylglycine-generating enzyme family protein encodes MSTDETPHCCAPTRPDAPPEQAPRPVAAASGRPRFGGLVALPGGTFRMGTDDPDGFPADGEGPVREVTVAPFRISATTVTNAQFAAFVRETGFRTDAERYGWSFVFHLLVPPALRRSGTPVAGPAPWWLGIAGASWQAPEGPGSDVSRRSNHPVVHVSYDDAVAYCGWAGVRLPTEAEWEYAARGGLEAARFPWGEELTPRGQHRCNVWQGTFPTRNTEEDGYLGTAPVKSFRPNAFGLYNVSGNVWEWCADWFTVDRAQLPDHDPIGPAEGTTRVIKGGSYLCHDSYCNRYRVGARSNNTPDSSTGNMGFRVAADPA; translated from the coding sequence ATGAGCACCGACGAGACACCCCACTGCTGCGCTCCGACCAGGCCGGACGCGCCCCCCGAGCAGGCACCGCGGCCGGTCGCCGCCGCGAGCGGGCGACCGCGCTTCGGCGGGCTGGTCGCGCTGCCGGGCGGGACGTTCCGGATGGGTACCGACGATCCGGACGGGTTCCCGGCCGACGGTGAGGGCCCGGTCCGCGAGGTGACCGTGGCGCCGTTCCGCATCTCGGCGACGACGGTGACCAACGCCCAGTTCGCCGCGTTCGTGCGGGAGACCGGCTTCCGCACCGACGCCGAGCGGTACGGCTGGTCGTTCGTGTTCCACCTGCTGGTGCCGCCCGCACTGCGTCGCTCCGGTACCCCGGTGGCCGGGCCGGCGCCGTGGTGGCTGGGCATCGCCGGGGCGAGCTGGCAGGCGCCGGAGGGGCCGGGCTCGGACGTGTCCCGGCGCTCCAACCACCCGGTCGTGCACGTCTCGTACGACGACGCGGTGGCGTACTGCGGCTGGGCCGGGGTGCGGCTGCCGACCGAGGCGGAGTGGGAGTACGCGGCGCGCGGCGGCCTGGAGGCGGCCCGGTTCCCGTGGGGCGAGGAGCTGACGCCCCGCGGCCAGCACCGGTGCAACGTCTGGCAGGGCACGTTCCCGACGCGCAACACCGAGGAGGACGGCTACCTCGGTACCGCGCCGGTGAAGTCCTTTCGCCCCAACGCGTTCGGGCTCTACAACGTGTCCGGCAACGTGTGGGAGTGGTGCGCGGACTGGTTCACGGTGGACCGGGCGCAGCTGCCCGACCACGACCCGATCGGCCCGGCCGAGGGCACCACTCGGGTGATCAAGGGCGGTTCGTACCTGTGCCACGATTCCTACTGCAACCGGTACCGGGTGGGCGCGCGCAGCAACAACACGCCGGACTCCTCGACCGGGAACATGGGTTTCCGGGTGGCCGCGGACCCTGCCTGA
- a CDS encoding LacI family DNA-binding transcriptional regulator has translation MKRPTILDIARAAGVSKGAVSYALNGRPGVSAATRAKILGIAEEMGWVPSSAARALSSDRADAVGLVAARTPELLATEPYFMRVVAGIEETLAGRGTALLLTTVRDEATELDTYRRWWVGRRVDGVLLLDMRTDDPRPALLRELGAPGVVMGAQRGYENLASTRVDDHDAMLRAVGHLSGLGHRRIARVSGPQRLEHAARRSRYFDEACRSLLGAEQVQVEADYTAHGGLVATRGLLAQPDPPTAIIFDNDVMAVAAVSELTSAGVRIPADLAVLAWDDSPLCELVRPAVTAFEHDVSAEAGAAARLLLARLATGTAEDVWLGPRQLRVRDSTAPVGVSRSA, from the coding sequence ATGAAGCGGCCGACGATTCTGGACATCGCCCGCGCTGCCGGGGTGTCCAAGGGTGCCGTGTCGTACGCATTGAACGGCCGACCCGGCGTGTCCGCGGCGACCCGGGCGAAGATCCTGGGGATCGCCGAGGAGATGGGCTGGGTGCCGTCCAGTGCCGCCCGGGCGCTGTCCTCCGACCGGGCGGACGCGGTCGGCCTGGTCGCCGCCCGCACCCCCGAACTGCTCGCCACCGAGCCGTACTTCATGCGGGTGGTGGCCGGCATCGAGGAGACGCTCGCCGGTCGCGGTACCGCGCTGCTGCTGACCACGGTGCGCGACGAGGCGACCGAACTGGACACCTATCGCCGCTGGTGGGTGGGCCGGCGGGTGGACGGCGTGCTGCTGCTCGACATGCGTACCGACGATCCACGGCCGGCGCTGCTGCGCGAGCTCGGTGCGCCGGGCGTGGTGATGGGCGCGCAGCGCGGGTACGAGAACCTCGCGTCCACGAGGGTGGACGACCACGACGCGATGCTGCGCGCGGTCGGCCACCTCAGCGGGCTCGGCCACCGGCGGATCGCCCGGGTCTCCGGCCCGCAGCGGCTGGAGCACGCGGCGCGGCGCAGCCGGTACTTCGACGAGGCCTGCCGGTCGCTGCTGGGCGCCGAGCAGGTGCAGGTGGAGGCGGACTACACCGCGCACGGCGGCCTGGTGGCCACCCGCGGGCTGCTGGCCCAGCCGGACCCGCCGACCGCGATCATCTTCGACAACGACGTGATGGCGGTGGCCGCGGTCAGCGAGCTGACCAGTGCCGGTGTCCGGATTCCGGCCGATCTTGCGGTGCTGGCCTGGGACGACTCGCCGCTGTGCGAGCTGGTCCGGCCGGCGGTCACCGCGTTCGAGCACGACGTCTCCGCGGAGGCGGGCGCCGCGGCCCGGCTGCTGCTGGCCCGGCTGGCGACCGGTACCGCCGAGGACGTCTGGCTCGGCCCGCGGCAGCTGCGGGTGCGTGACTCCACCGCGCCGGTCGGCGTGAGCAGGTCCGCCTAG
- a CDS encoding ABC transporter substrate-binding protein produces the protein MRKRILGVVALSAALVAGAGGLTACGSSDSGSDSKTITYWASNQGSSIQNDKDVLGPELKKFTKQTGIKVKLQVIGWNDLLNKITTATTSGQGPDVVNIGNTWSASLQATGAFVDFDKSHMDKIGGQDKFLATSMSSTGAAGKTPTSVPLYGLSYGLFYNKKMFADAGIKNPPASWQELVSDAKKLTKPGGKQYGITLAGASYTENAHFAFIFGQQQGGTFFDKSDKPTFNTPQNVKAVQQYIDLISKDKVATPASAEHTTTMDAVSDFTGGKAAMLLGQNNTGTTIQANGMKTSDYAVAPIPVLTPLPAGGKKINSHVAGINIAAFKGGNETGAMKFIKFMTSAKEQVILDKAYQALPVTAEAAKDPAFQTPRTRCSSTYWRTPRRRCR, from the coding sequence GTGCGTAAACGGATTCTTGGGGTGGTGGCCCTGTCGGCGGCGCTCGTCGCCGGGGCCGGCGGGCTGACGGCCTGCGGCTCGTCCGACAGCGGCTCGGACTCGAAGACCATCACCTACTGGGCAAGCAACCAGGGTTCCAGCATCCAGAACGACAAGGATGTGCTGGGCCCGGAGTTGAAGAAGTTCACCAAGCAGACCGGCATCAAGGTCAAGCTGCAGGTCATCGGCTGGAACGACCTGCTCAACAAGATCACCACCGCGACGACCTCCGGCCAGGGGCCGGACGTGGTCAACATCGGCAACACCTGGTCGGCCTCCCTGCAGGCGACCGGGGCGTTCGTCGACTTCGACAAGTCGCACATGGACAAGATCGGCGGCCAGGACAAGTTCCTCGCCACCAGCATGAGCTCGACCGGTGCGGCCGGCAAGACGCCCACCTCGGTCCCGCTGTACGGGCTGAGCTACGGGTTGTTCTACAACAAGAAGATGTTCGCCGACGCGGGCATCAAGAATCCGCCGGCCAGCTGGCAGGAGCTCGTCAGCGACGCGAAGAAGCTGACCAAGCCGGGCGGCAAGCAGTACGGAATCACCCTGGCCGGCGCGAGCTACACGGAGAACGCGCACTTCGCGTTCATCTTCGGCCAGCAGCAGGGCGGCACGTTCTTCGACAAGTCGGACAAGCCGACCTTCAACACGCCGCAGAACGTCAAGGCGGTCCAGCAGTACATCGACCTGATCAGCAAGGACAAGGTCGCCACGCCGGCGTCGGCCGAGCACACCACGACCATGGACGCGGTGAGTGACTTCACCGGTGGCAAGGCGGCCATGCTGCTCGGCCAGAACAACACCGGTACCACCATCCAGGCCAACGGCATGAAGACGTCGGACTACGCGGTCGCGCCGATCCCGGTGCTGACCCCGCTGCCGGCCGGCGGCAAGAAGATCAACTCGCACGTGGCCGGTATCAACATCGCCGCGTTCAAGGGCGGCAACGAGACCGGCGCGATGAAGTTCATCAAGTTCATGACCAGCGCCAAGGAGCAGGTGATCCTGGACAAGGCGTACCAGGCCCTGCCGGTCACCGCCGAGGCGGCCAAGGATCCGGCCTTCCAGACCCCGAGAACAAGATGTTCGTCGACGTACTGGCGAACACCGCGGCGCCGATGCCGATGA
- a CDS encoding carbohydrate ABC transporter permease gives MTATDNAVREGRRAGKGSAKTPRRRRVAQNRWLPYVLLAPAIIFELLVHVIPMLTGIGISFLKLNQFFLRNWVEAPFAGLSNYRYAIDVNGSIGKALLWSFAVTIAFTVLVVGISWVLGMFAAVMLQRSFRGRALLRTIFLIPYALPVYAAVIVWKFMLSRDNGMVNHLLAQLHITDGHTFWLIGNNAFASIVVVAVWRLWPFALLTLMAGMQSLPTDVYEAASVDGAGMWQQFRKLTLPMLRGINQVLILVLFLWTFNDFNVPYTLFSASIPKSADLISIHVYQSSFQNFNFGLGSAMSVLLLLFLLVVTGLYLLFTSRRSRRA, from the coding sequence ATGACGGCAACTGACAATGCCGTCCGGGAAGGGCGACGCGCCGGCAAGGGGTCCGCGAAGACCCCGCGCCGCCGGCGCGTCGCCCAGAACCGGTGGCTGCCGTACGTGCTGCTCGCGCCGGCGATCATCTTCGAACTGCTGGTGCACGTGATCCCGATGTTGACCGGGATCGGTATCAGCTTCCTCAAGCTCAACCAGTTCTTCCTGCGCAACTGGGTGGAGGCGCCGTTCGCGGGGCTGTCCAACTACCGCTATGCGATCGACGTCAACGGCAGCATCGGCAAGGCGCTGCTCTGGTCGTTCGCGGTGACGATCGCGTTCACCGTCCTGGTCGTCGGCATCTCCTGGGTGCTCGGCATGTTCGCCGCGGTGATGCTGCAGCGTTCGTTCCGCGGCCGGGCGCTGCTGCGCACGATCTTCCTGATCCCCTACGCCCTGCCGGTCTACGCGGCCGTGATCGTCTGGAAGTTCATGCTCTCCCGGGACAACGGGATGGTGAACCACCTGCTGGCGCAGCTGCACATCACCGACGGGCACACGTTCTGGCTGATCGGCAACAACGCGTTCGCGTCGATCGTGGTGGTGGCGGTGTGGCGGCTGTGGCCGTTCGCGCTGCTGACCCTGATGGCCGGGATGCAGTCGCTGCCCACCGACGTGTACGAGGCGGCCTCGGTGGACGGCGCCGGCATGTGGCAGCAGTTCCGCAAGCTGACGCTGCCGATGCTGCGCGGCATCAACCAGGTGCTCATCCTGGTGCTGTTCCTGTGGACGTTCAACGACTTCAACGTGCCGTACACACTGTTCTCGGCATCGATCCCGAAGTCGGCGGACCTGATCTCGATCCACGTCTACCAGTCCTCGTTCCAGAACTTCAACTTCGGCCTCGGCTCGGCCATGAGCGTGCTGCTGCTGTTGTTCCTGCTGGTGGTGACCGGGTTGTACCTGCTGTTCACGTCGAGGAGGTCGCGCCGTGCGTGA